GAACTCCGAGCCGGTGGTCTTCAGGACGACGAGGTCGCTCAGCCCGGCGAGCACGTGCACGTCGTCCCCGTCCACGGTGACCACCGCCGTCCGCACCTCGCCGCCCGGCCGCCGGAACGCGTGCTCGTGCGGCTGCCCGCCGACGGCGATCCGCTCCCAGCCGTAGGACTCCACGGCCACCCGCGCGCCGGTGATCCAGTCGTAGGACCCGGCGAGGTGGCGGGCCAGGCGCAGACCGAACGCCTCCGGTGTGCCGACGCCGTCGCGGGCGAAGGCGAAGACGGTGTTCTTCTGCGCGTCCGTCGTCAGCACGTGCGCGTTGTCGCCCGCGGTGTGCGCGGCGGCGAAGTCCCCGCGCAGGCTGCTGCTGACGTTCAGGTCCACCAGCTCGTGGCGGGGGGAGCTGCGGTCGACCGCGACGACGCGGACCTCCGCCTTCCCGTACTGGTTGGGTCCGAGCACGATCGCCATGCCCGCAGCCTGCCCCACGCGGGTTGCGCACGTGTTGCACGTGGAACCGGCGGGTCAGGAGCCCCGGTACGTCGAGTACGCGAACGGGGAGAGCAGCAGCGGCACGTGGTGGTGCGCGTCCGGCTCGCGGACGGCGAAGGTCAGGGTGACCTCGGGCCAGAACGCCGCCGTCCCCCGCGCCTCGAACCACGGGCCGGTGGCGAAGACCAGCCGGTGCGGCCCGGCGGCCGTGGCCTCCCCGGTCAGCCGGCAGCGGCCGTCGGCGTCGGTCACGCCCTCGGCCAGCAGGGAGCCACCGGCGAGCAGCCGGACGGCGATCCCCTCGGCCGGCCGGCCGGCGACGGCGTCGAGCACGTGCGTCGAGACGCTCATGCGCCCACCAGCCCCCGCACCCGCAGTTCGCTGATCTGCGCCAGCTGCTCGACCACCTCGGCGCGCTCGGTCTCCTCGTCGTTGCCCAGCCGCCGGCGCAGCTCGCCGAGCAGCTCCTCCGGGGACCGGCCGGCGGCGCGGACGAGGTAGACGTGCCCGAAGCGCTCCTCGTAGGCCCGGTTGCCCTCGGCCAGCGCGGCGCGGGTGTCCTCGTCGGCACCGCCCACGGACGCCTGCTCCCGGCGCGACGCCACCGCCTCGGCCGAGGAGCCCTCCACCCGCTCGCCGATCCTCGGGTGGGCGGCCAGCGCCAGCGCCACCTCGTCCCAGGGCAGCGCGCGGGCCACCTCCCCGGCGCGGCGGACCAGCGCGTCGGCGTCGGGGAAGGGGCGCCCGGCGACCAGCCCGGCGGCGAAGCGCGGCGCGGCGTTGCAGGCGCGCAGCTGCGCGACGACGGCGTCGGCCGGCCCGGTGTTCAGCTCGTCGAGGCGGGACACGGTGACAGGATGTCAGCCCGGTCGGCAGGAGGAGGGTGCGTGCTGGACGACGCCGTCTACGCGGAGCTGGACCGCCGGCTGGCCCCGGTCGACGCCGCCCGCCTGGCCGCCTGGCCCGGCCAGCGACCCGGGCGGCAGCCGGTGCACACCTGCTACGTGCCCGCCGACGCCGTCGTCCCCGGCGTGGCCGCCGCCTGGGGCGCCGCCGCGCTGGCCGCCCTGGACGAGCACGGCCTGCCCGACCTGGGCCACCCGCCCGCGCTGCTCGAGGAGGTCCTCCCGCGGGTGCGGGCCAAGCTGGCCGCCGAGCCGGTCGAGGACCTGCGGGTCGACGCCGAGGACGGCTACCGCGGCCGGCCGGAGGACGAGGACGGCGACGTGCGGGCCGCCGCGGCCGCCGTCGCCGCGGACGTCGCCGCCGGGACCGCCCCGCCGTCGGTCGGCATCCGCGCGAAGTCGCTGGAGGGCCCGACCCGCCGCCGCGGCGTCCGCTCCCTCGACCTCTTCCTGGGCACCGGTCCCGCCTCCGGCGCGCGAGCGGCGGTCGTGACGCTGCCCAAGGTGACCGACGTCGAGCAGGTGCGCGCCCTCCTCCCCGTCCTCGACGCGCTGGAGTCCGCGCACGGCGTCGCGATCGACCTGGAGCTGCAGGTGGAGACGCCGCAGGCGGTGCTCGGCGCCGACGGCGCGGTGACGCTGGCCCGCATGGTGCACGCGGCGGGCCCGCGGCTGACCGGGCTGCACTTCGGCACCTACGACTACAGCGCCGCCCTGGGCATCGCCGCGGCGCACCAGGCCTCCGACCACCCCGCCGCCGACCTGGCCAAGCAGCTGGCGCAGGTCGCCGTCGCCGGTACGGGGGCCGTCGCGGTCGACGGCTCGACCAACGTGCTGCCGGTGGGCTCCCGCGAGCAGGTGCACGCGGGGTGGCGGGTGCACGCCGGCCTCGTCCGCCGGGCGCTCGAGCGCGGCCTGTACCAGGGCTGGGACCTGCACCCGGCGCAGCTGGTCACGCGGTACGTGGCCACCTACGCGTTCCACCGCGCCGCGCTGCCGGCGGCGGCCGCCCGGCTGGCGGCCTACGCCGAGCGGGTCGACGGCGGGGTGCTCGACGAGCCGGCCACCGCCCGGGCCCTCGCCGCCGGGGTCCTGCGCGGCCTCGACTGCGGCGCCGTCGACGAGGCGGAGGTCGCCGCGGCCGGCGCCCCGGACCGCCCGGCCCTGGAGGCACTGGCCGGCCGACGCGCCTGACGGCCGCGTCGGCGGGTGGCCCGGGGCTGCGCTTAGGCTGCTCCGCGTGGTGACGCGGTGACCCGGGACGCGCCCTCCTCCCTTTTCGCCGGCGGCGGGGAGGTGGGCCGGGAGATGGCCGCGCGGGACTGGGCCGACACCCCGGTGGGCCCGCCCGAGCAGTGGCCCGCCGCGCTGCGCAACCTGGTGCGCATCGTGCTCACGTCGCGGTTCTCGATGTGGGCCGCCTGGGGCCCCGAGCTGTCGTTCTTCTACAACGACGCCTACCGGCGCGACACGCTGCAGGGCAAGCACCCGTGGGCGCTCGGCCGCCCGGCCGCCGAGGTCTGGGCCGAGGTCTGGGACGCTGCCGGCCCGCGGATCGAGTCGGTCCTGGCCACCGGCGTGGCCACCTGGGACGAGGACCTGCTGCTGTTCCTGAGGCGCAGCGGCTACCCGGAGGAGACGTACCACACCTTCTCCTACAGCCCGGTCGACGGTGACGACGGCCGCACCACGGGGATGCTCTGCGTCGTCACCGAGAACACCGGCCGGGTCCTCGGTGAGCGGCGGATGGCCGGCCTGCGCGACCTGGCCGCCGCCGTGGCGGCCACCCGCACCGAGGACGACCTCCTGGCCGCCGTCGGTGAGCAGCTGGGCCGCAACCCCGCCGACCTGCCCTTCAGCGCCACCTACCTCCTCGACGACGACGGGACGGCCCGCCTCGGCGCCGCGACCGGCCTGCCCCCGGACTCGCCGGTGGCCCCACCGGCGCTGCCCGCCGACGGCGCGGACACCGTCTGGCCGGTGGTCCGGCTGCGCGCGGGCGAGGAGGTCGTCGTCGAGG
This region of Geodermatophilus bullaregiensis genomic DNA includes:
- a CDS encoding DUF6986 family protein produces the protein MLDDAVYAELDRRLAPVDAARLAAWPGQRPGRQPVHTCYVPADAVVPGVAAAWGAAALAALDEHGLPDLGHPPALLEEVLPRVRAKLAAEPVEDLRVDAEDGYRGRPEDEDGDVRAAAAAVAADVAAGTAPPSVGIRAKSLEGPTRRRGVRSLDLFLGTGPASGARAAVVTLPKVTDVEQVRALLPVLDALESAHGVAIDLELQVETPQAVLGADGAVTLARMVHAAGPRLTGLHFGTYDYSAALGIAAAHQASDHPAADLAKQLAQVAVAGTGAVAVDGSTNVLPVGSREQVHAGWRVHAGLVRRALERGLYQGWDLHPAQLVTRYVATYAFHRAALPAAAARLAAYAERVDGGVLDEPATARALAAGVLRGLDCGAVDEAEVAAAGAPDRPALEALAGRRA
- the uraD gene encoding 2-oxo-4-hydroxy-4-carboxy-5-ureidoimidazoline decarboxylase codes for the protein MSRLDELNTGPADAVVAQLRACNAAPRFAAGLVAGRPFPDADALVRRAGEVARALPWDEVALALAAHPRIGERVEGSSAEAVASRREQASVGGADEDTRAALAEGNRAYEERFGHVYLVRAAGRSPEELLGELRRRLGNDEETERAEVVEQLAQISELRVRGLVGA
- the uraH gene encoding hydroxyisourate hydrolase — protein: MSVSTHVLDAVAGRPAEGIAVRLLAGGSLLAEGVTDADGRCRLTGEATAAGPHRLVFATGPWFEARGTAAFWPEVTLTFAVREPDAHHHVPLLLSPFAYSTYRGS
- the pucL gene encoding factor-independent urate hydroxylase, which translates into the protein MAIVLGPNQYGKAEVRVVAVDRSSPRHELVDLNVSSSLRGDFAAAHTAGDNAHVLTTDAQKNTVFAFARDGVGTPEAFGLRLARHLAGSYDWITGARVAVESYGWERIAVGGQPHEHAFRRPGGEVRTAVVTVDGDDVHVLAGLSDLVVLKTTGSEFRGFPRDRYTTLTETRDRILATAVTARWRYTGTDLDWHACFDRVRTTLLQTFAATHSLALQQTLYAMGEAVLEGVPDVAEVRMSMPNRHHFLQDLSAFGLDNPDVVYHADDRPYGLIEGAVLRDDVPPAEVAWLGTPGFC